The window GTACCTGTTGTGGCTCGGATGCGCCGGTGGCACCGAGCCCGACTTCCAGAGGTCGCTGCGATCGCTGGCCGAGATCCTGCGCGCGCAGGGCAAGACGTTCGGCGTGCTGCGCAAGGAGCGGTGCACGGGCGATGTGGCCAAGCGCACGGGCAACGAGTACCAGTTCCAGGAACTCGCCACGGCCAACGTCGAAGACCTGAACGACGCGGGCGTGAAGAAGGTGGTGACGTCATGCCCGCACTGCCTGAAGACGCTCGGCCACGACTACAAGGCGTTCGGGTTCGAGGGGAAAGTGGTCCACTCGTCGGCGCTGGTCGAACAGCTCACGCGCTACGAGTTGCCGGTGCGGATCGAGGACGAGCCCGTCACGTTCCACGATCCGTGCTACCTCGGACGCTACGCCGGTGAGCATGCCGCGCCCCGCGCGTTGCTCGAGCGTTATGGCGGTGAGGTCACCGAACCGGAGCGCACGAAGGACAACCCGTTCTGCTGCGGTGCGGGCGGCGGCCTGCTGTTCGAGGAGCACGAAGCCGGAACGCGCATCAGCCAGACGCGCTTCGAGCAGTTGCAGAAGACAGGTGCGAACACCATCGTGATGGGGTGCCCGTTCTGCGCCATCATGCTGAAAGGCGCGAAGGCCAGCACGCCGGGGACCGACGACATCCAGATGGTGGACCTCATGACGTGGACCGAGGGCCGTCTCCGCAAGGCCGGACGCATCGGCAACGAGAGCGCACCACCGACCACCAGTACCCCACCGGCACAGGAGTCGACAGAGGAGTGACGGCACGCCCCGAGTGGGAGCAGTCGGCGTCGAAGCGACGTCAGATCGCGCTCATCGCGGGTGTGGGCGTGCCCGTCATCGCGGCGCTCGGCAGGACATGGCGCTACGTGAGCGAGGGCGCGGAGGTCTACGACCAGATCGTCGCGGCGGGGCAGCGTCCGATCATGGCGTTCTGGCACGGTCGCATCCTGCCGGGCACCATCTTCTGGCGCGACCGCGGCATCGTCGTCATGACGAGCGAGAACTTCGACGGCGAATGGATCGCGCGCATCATCACGCGGTTCGGGTACGGGTCGGCGCGCGGGTCCTCGTCTCGCGGCGGCGTGAAGGCGCTCGTGCAGTTGAAGCGCCTGATGGAGCAGGGGCACGCCGCGGCGTTCGCACTCGATGGGCCGCGCGGACCGGCCGAGCATGCCCAGCCGGGCGCACTCTGGCTCGCGAAGGCGACGGGGCAGCCCATCCTGCCGTTCCACTTCGAAGCCGCTTCGGCGTGGCACGCGCGCAGCTGGGACCGCACGCAGGTGCCCAGGCCGTTCTCACGCATCGCCGTCGCCGTCGGCCAGCCCTTCTTCGTCGCGCCTGATGCAGACGATGAGGGACTCGAGCGACGACGCCGCGAGCTCGAAGCGGAACTCACGCGATTGGGTGCGCGCGCACGGGAGCTCCTCGCGTAGGATCCCGTCGTGATCCGCTTCTCCGAGCGCTTTCTCGACCACGTCACGCCTGCAGGCCATCCCGAAAGTCCCGAGCGCGGAGAGGTGATGCGCGCGGCTGTCCTGCGCGCGCAGGACATGGGCATCGACGTGGGTGAACCGGAGCCCGCGACCGACCAAGCCCTTCTCCGGATCCACGACGCGGAGTACCTCGCCGACCTGCGATCGCGCGACGGCAAGGCGACGGCAATCGACGCCGACACGTTCACGTCGCCAGGCACGCTTCAGGCGGCGCTGCTGGCGGCGGGGGCGGCTGTCGACTGCGCGCTCGACGCGTGGCGGCACGGACGGCCTGCACTCGCCATCGTTCGCCCACCGGGACACCACGCCGAGCGTGCACAGGCCATGGGGTTCTGCCTGCTGTCCAACGTGGCGATCGCCACGGCGGCGGTTCGCGCGGCCGGGGCGGCGCGCGTGGCGGTGGTGGACATCGATGTCCACCACGGCAACGGTACGCAGTGGGCGTTCTATCGCGATCCGTCGGTCCTGGTGATCAACACGCACCAGTTCCCGTTCTATCCCGGGACCGGCGCGGCGAGCGAAACCGGGCATGCGGAAGGGGAGGGCTACACCTTGAACGTGCCCCTCGCGGCAGGCGCGACCGATGCCGACTACGCACGCGCATGGAATGACGTCGTCGATCCCGCACTCGTCCGCTTTGCTCCCGACCTGATCCTGGTCTCGGCCGGCTTCGATGCGCACGAAGACGACCCGCTCGGTGCGCAGCGCGTGACCACTGCCGGTTTCCGCGCCTGGCTGACGGCCATCCGCGCCCGCGCCGCCCTCACATGCGGCGATCGCCTCGCGGTGGTCACCGAAGGCGGCTACGACCTGACCGCCCTGCGCGCCTGCCTGGACGCCACCGTCGACGTCCTGCACGCCCCAGCCGCATCGGAGGCCGTGTGGCGCCCTCAGCCTTCGACGCGATCCTGATCCTGGTCGACCTTGTCCTGCTGGCGAGCGATGGACAGCTCTTCGGGACGGATGTCGTCGCCGGCGAGGAGTCGATCCGCGATCCACTCGTGGACCTCTGGCTCCGGGCGGGCGAGGAGGGCTTCGAGGGGTGACCGCGGGCTGTCGAACGTCGCGCGTTCCTGCATGGGGACGTACGTGCCGTCGTCGCGCCGCGGGACGTGGCGGCACCAGAACCCGAGGTGCCACACCAGGAACGGTCGCAGCCGCGTGTGCCCGCGCTCATCGTCACCGAAGTGTTCGCGGGCGAGGCGCACGTAATCCCGATAGACGGCCACGCGGCCCTCAGGTGTGTCGTCCACTGTGCGGCCCAGCGCCTCGGCGAAGATCCACGGCTTGATGAGGGCGCCGCGCGCGATCATCACGGCCTGCACGCCCGAGACCGCCCGGCCGCGCGCGATGACCTCGGGGAAGAGGATGTCGCCGTTGCCCACCACGGGGATGCGGACGGCCGCGGCCACCTCGCCAATCGCTTCCCAGTCGGCCGCGAAGCGATAGCGGGCACTGCGCGTCCGGCCGTGCACCGTCAGCGCATCCGCCCCACCGGTTTCGGCCGCGCGTGCAACATCGACGGCGTTTCTCTCGTCTTCATTCCAGCCGAGCCTGATCTTGACCGTGACCGGTACCGGACCTGCGCCTGCCTTCATGGCCGCCACGAGCCGCTCGATGCGGCGCGGCTGCCGCAGGAGCGCCGATCCGAGGCCGCGGCGCGTGAACTCGTCGATGGGGCATCCCAGGTTCAGGTCGACGATGTCGGCACCGCGGGAGGCGACGAGCTCGGCACCCCAGCGCAGTTCGTCGGGGCTGCGGCCGGCGAGCTGGACGCCGAAACACCGCTCGTCTGGCGCGCGCTGGATCAACGCGAACTCGGCGCGACGCCGCTGCTGGAGCCGGCGCACCAGGGCCATCTCTCCCATGGTCACAGAGGCGCCGAAAGCCTGGCAGAGGCGACGGTACGGGAGATTGCCGCCCCTGGTCATGGGAGCCAAGACGAGTGCGGGACCGGCGAGGATTGAAGCGGAAGACATCGGCGGGCCGTATGATATGCGGAGGAAGGGTGGCCGGACTCGGGCATTGCGTCGACGCCGGCGGCCACTCGGACGAGGGAACTGATGCCTCACCCGTTCACGGTGCACCGGTCCGCTGAAGGCGACGTCTCGGTGCTGCATCTCGAAGGCTTTCTCGACGCGCACACCGCGCCGGCGTTCGAGCAGGCCATCCAGGCGGAACTCGATGCCGCACGCACGCGGCTGGTCGTCGATGGCGCGAAACTGACGTACATCTCGTCGGCCGGCCTCGGCGTCTTCATGGGCTTCATCGAGCAGATTCGCGAGCAGGGTGGCGACCTGAAGATCTGCGGCCTCAGCCCCAAGGTCCGGCAGATCTTCGAGATCCTCGGGTTCCAGGCCATCTACGACATGGTCGACACCGTTCCCGACGCCATCCTGCGCTTCGCTACCAGCCCCACGCGGGAGGCCTGAACTCCATGACCTCCCTCGAGCGGACGCTGACCCTGACAGTGCCCTCGGCCACCGAGCACCTGGCGCTGATCCGGGAGTTCGTCGCCAACGTCGGCTCGCAGGCCGGCCTCGGCGACGACGATGTCGCCAAGCTCGAACTCGCCGTTGACGAGGCCTGCGCCAACGTCATCGAGCACGCGCACGGTCAGGACAGCAGCAAGGAAGTGACGGTGCGTGCCACGTTCGATCTGGTCACGCTCCGCATCGAAGTGGTGGACGAGGGAGAGGGCTTCGACCCCACGGCCATCCCCGCCACGCCCGTCGAACAGATGGTCCACGATCGCCGCACCGGCGGCCTCGGGCTGCGCGTCATGAAGTCGCTGATGGACGAGGTCTCGTACGAGATCGTCCCCGGCGAGCGCAACCGCCTCCGACTTCTCAAGCGCATCCAGAAGTAGCATTCGCGTGGTGCACGTCTCCGTCAGCCGGCTCGAGTCCCTCCTGGAATCGGCGCAGTTGCTGCACGCGTCGCTCGATCTCGACGACCTCCTCAAGCACCTGCTTCGCACCGTGATGGGCCGCCTGCTCGTCACGCGCGCCGTCATCGCGATCGATGCCGACGAGGGTCTCCGCGTGGCGATGGCGCGTGGCGTGCCGGAGGCGGCTGTCGGGTCGACATTCGATGCGGCGCGCGCGACCGCACTTGGCCTGACGAACCTCCTCCCGATCGGCAGCGGGCCCGCCGTCGGCCTGCTGGCGACAGCCGTCCCTGCGCGTCCAGCGGTGGACGATGAGGAGCGTGCGTTCCTCGACGCGTTGCTGGGGATCGCCGCCACCGGGATCAGCAACGCGAACGCGCACACGCAGGCCACGCGCCTCAATCGCGATCTCGATCGGAAGATCCAGGAACTGCGCACGCTGATGGAGATCGGGCGTGCGTTCTCGCAGGTCACCGAGGTCGAGGAAGTGGCGCGCATCCTCGGACTCACGCTGTCCGGCCAGTGGATGGTGAGCCGGTACGCGATCGTCGTGTGTCGCGACGCGCTCGCCATCGTGTCGCGGCAACAGGGTGTGAAGCTGCCTCCGCTCGCCACGTACATGGACGCGCTGCATCGCCTGCCCGACGCGGCGCTGGTGGACGACCTGCAGGACGAAGACGTGCGCGCGCTGTTTCAGTCGCACAAGCTGCGGGCCGTGTTCGCGCTGCGCGGGGCCGACCAGGTGTGCGGCTTCGCCGCACTCGGTCCGCGACCGGGCGGACAGATCTACACGCAGGCCGATCTCGAACTCGGCGCCGGCATGGCCGCGCAGGCCGTCGTGGCGTTCGACAACTGCTGGCACCTCCGCGAGATGGTGGAGAAGAAGCAGTACGAGAAGGAGCTTGCCGTTGCGGCGGACATCCAGCAGGGATTGTTCCCGGCCAGGCTGCCCGACCTGCCGGGCTTCGACATCTCGGCGATGAACCGGCCCGCGCAGCAGGTGGGCGGCGACTATTACGATGTCCTCACGCTCACCGACCACGGTGCCGACGCCTGCCTGTTCTGCGTCGCCGACGTCTCCGGCAAGGGCCTCGCCGCATCGCTCCTCATGAGCACGATCCAGGCGACGCTGCGCGCGCTGCTCGGTCGCGAGCCATCACTTTCGGCCCTCGCCGCGCGTACCAGCGACCTGCTCTTCGCGACCACGCCTGGCAGCAAGTACGCGACAGCCGCGCTCGTGCTCGCGGACACCGCGTCGGGCGAGTGCCGCTATGTGAGTGGCGGGCACACGGAGACGCTCCTGCTGCGTGCGAGCGGCGAACGCACATGGTTCGGCGCCACGGGCGTGCCGCTCGGTCTCTTCCCTGACATGGCGTGGGACCAGGTCACCTTCACGCTCCAGCCGGGTGACGTGCTGGTGCTCTACTCGGATGGCGTCAGCGAAGCCCAGACGGCTACCTTCGACGAGTTCGGCCCCGAACGCCTCGCCGATATCGTCGACCGCCAGCGCTGGCGCCCCGCGCAGGAGATCACGGCCGCGATTCTCGCTGCCATCGACGCGTTCGTCGAGGGCGCACCACAGTTCGATGACATCACGTTGATGGTCATCAAACGGGAATGAGCACAGACAAGTCCAAAGGCCAAAGTGAAGTTGCCCCGGTTTCGTGGACTCCCGCCCTGTTGGGCGATCATGGGAGCACACGATGCCAAAGACACATCCACCATATCCGCCGGAGTATCGCGAGCGGGTCATCGAACTGGTCCGGAAGGGACGCAGCCCGGAGGCACTGGCCAAGGAGTTCGAGCCCTCGGCGCAGTGCGTCCGGAATTGGGTCCGCCAAGCGGACCGCGACGCTCGACGGGACCTGACGGCCTGAGGATCAGATCCGCGCCTTCCATCACCGCTCGCGCGGGACGTACGGGGCCCCGCGGATTCATCGTGACCTGCGCGCCGCTGGCGTGCGGGGCGGCCGCAAGCGCGTGGCGCGATTGCTCAAGCAGGCGGGCCTGCGCGGCGTGAGCCGCCGCAAGTGGCCCGTGACGATGATCCGGGCCGCGCACGTCCACCCGGCGCCTGATCTCGTGCAGCGGGCGTTCACGGCGACCGGCCCGAATCAGCTCTGGGTGGCCGATATCACGTACATCCCGACGGGGGCCGGCACGCTGTACCTCGCGGTGGTCCTCGACGTCTGGAGTTGCCGGCTGATCGGCTGGGCGATGGCCACGCACCTGCGCACGAGCCTGGTCGTCGCGGCGCTGGACATGGCGATCGCGCAACGCCGCTCGACGGGAGTGATTCATCATTCGGACCAGGGTTGCCAGTACACGGCGATCGAGTTCGGTCGACGGTGTCGCGACGCGAGCATCCGCCCCTCGAGGGGGGCGGTCGGCGATTGCTACGATTAACGCGATGTGCGAGAGCGTCTTCGCGGCGCTCGAATGGGAGCTGCTCGATCGCGTGCCGTTGCCCACGCCGACCGAGGTCCGGACCGCGGTCTTCGACTTCATCGAGGGCTGGTACAACCCCACGCGTCGGCATTCATCCCTGGACTACGTGTCGCCGATCGACTTCGAGCGGCAGGCCATGCCGACGCCGCCCGCCCCGCCGAGCGGGACGGAGGCCGCGGCGTGACGACCTGGCCGGTGGAAGCTGCCGGCCCTGTGGAACACGCACAGACCGCGTGTCCCACAGCTCCCACAGGCCCTTCTTCTTGACCCTTTTTCCTCCCGTCTTTTTCGCTGTCCTTGTCCGTTACCCCTTGGCCTTCGGACTTTGACAAGGTTCAGCCCCTGTAGTTCCCGAACATGAGTTCCACCCCGAAATCGTGGCCGCGGAGGCGCTTGATGGCGTCCTGCAGGTCGTCCTTCGAACTGGATGTCACGCGGACCTGATCGGCCTGGATGGTGGCCTGGACCTTCTTCAGGCCCTCGTCCTTCAGGAACTTGACGATGGCCTTGGCGGCGTCGGTGGAGATGCCCTGTTGGAGCGTGACGACACGACGCACGGCGCTGCCGGCGGCGGACTCCTTGTCGCCCAGTGTCAGGTTCTTGATCGGCACGTTGCGCTTGAACAGCTTGCCCTGCAACACCTCCCACACCGCAGTCAGCTTGTAGTCATCGTCGGCCAGCAGCGAGATGGTGCTCTTGGCCTTGTCGAAGTCGATCTCGATCTTCGCGCCCTTGAAGTCGTAGCGCTGACCGATCTCCTTCCGCGCCTGGTTGACGGCGTTGTCCACTTCCTGCAGATCCACCGAAGACGTGATGTCGAAACTCGCGCTCGCAGCCATGCCGGCAATGGTAGTGCATGGACATCAAGAAGAGCCGACCGGTTGCCCGTTGCCGGTTGCCTGTTGCCGACCCCATACAATGTCTCCCGTGTCTGCTGCACCATTGGCGGGGCTTCGGGTGCTCGAACTGGGACAGCTCATCGCCGGACCGTTCTCGACGATGCTGCTCGCGTACTTCGGGGCCGACGTGATCAAGGTGGAGCCGCCCGACGGTGGGGATCCGTTGCGCACGTGGCGGCACGTGCATGACGGGACCGCGCTGTGGTGGTATGCGATGGGCCGCAACAAGCGGTGCATCACCGCCGACCTCCGGCAGGAGGAAGCGCGCGAACTGATCCGCCGGCTCGTGGCGCACTGCGACGTGGTGGTGGAGAACTTCAGACCCGGACGGCTCGAAGCGTGGGGGCTCGGCTACGAGGCGCTGAAGGACATCAATCCGCGCATCATCATGGTGCGCATCTCGGGCTATGGCCAGACGGGGCCGTATGCGCGACGTCCGGGGTTCGCCGCCGTCGCCGAGGGCATGGGCGGGCTGCGATACGTCAACGGGTTTCCCGATCGTCCGCCCGCGCGCGCGAACCTGAGTCTGGGCGACACCATCGGCGGCCTGCATGCCGTACTCGGCCTGCTGCTCGCGCTGCACCATCGTGACGGCAAGGGCACCGGCGAAGGGCAGGTCGTCGACGTTGCGCTCTACGAGTCGA is drawn from Acidobacteriota bacterium and contains these coding sequences:
- a CDS encoding lysophospholipid acyltransferase family protein, producing MTARPEWEQSASKRRQIALIAGVGVPVIAALGRTWRYVSEGAEVYDQIVAAGQRPIMAFWHGRILPGTIFWRDRGIVVMTSENFDGEWIARIITRFGYGSARGSSSRGGVKALVQLKRLMEQGHAAAFALDGPRGPAEHAQPGALWLAKATGQPILPFHFEAASAWHARSWDRTQVPRPFSRIAVAVGQPFFVAPDADDEGLERRRRELEAELTRLGARARELLA
- a CDS encoding histone deacetylase codes for the protein MIRFSERFLDHVTPAGHPESPERGEVMRAAVLRAQDMGIDVGEPEPATDQALLRIHDAEYLADLRSRDGKATAIDADTFTSPGTLQAALLAAGAAVDCALDAWRHGRPALAIVRPPGHHAERAQAMGFCLLSNVAIATAAVRAAGAARVAVVDIDVHHGNGTQWAFYRDPSVLVINTHQFPFYPGTGAASETGHAEGEGYTLNVPLAAGATDADYARAWNDVVDPALVRFAPDLILVSAGFDAHEDDPLGAQRVTTAGFRAWLTAIRARAALTCGDRLAVVTEGGYDLTALRACLDATVDVLHAPAASEAVWRPQPSTRS
- a CDS encoding tRNA-dihydrouridine synthase family protein — encoded protein: MSSASILAGPALVLAPMTRGGNLPYRRLCQAFGASVTMGEMALVRRLQQRRRAEFALIQRAPDERCFGVQLAGRSPDELRWGAELVASRGADIVDLNLGCPIDEFTRRGLGSALLRQPRRIERLVAAMKAGAGPVPVTVKIRLGWNEDERNAVDVARAAETGGADALTVHGRTRSARYRFAADWEAIGEVAAAVRIPVVGNGDILFPEVIARGRAVSGVQAVMIARGALIKPWIFAEALGRTVDDTPEGRVAVYRDYVRLAREHFGDDERGHTRLRPFLVWHLGFWCRHVPRRDDGTYVPMQERATFDSPRSPLEALLARPEPEVHEWIADRLLAGDDIRPEELSIARQQDKVDQDQDRVEG
- a CDS encoding STAS domain-containing protein, translated to MPHPFTVHRSAEGDVSVLHLEGFLDAHTAPAFEQAIQAELDAARTRLVVDGAKLTYISSAGLGVFMGFIEQIREQGGDLKICGLSPKVRQIFEILGFQAIYDMVDTVPDAILRFATSPTREA
- a CDS encoding ATP-binding protein — its product is MTSLERTLTLTVPSATEHLALIREFVANVGSQAGLGDDDVAKLELAVDEACANVIEHAHGQDSSKEVTVRATFDLVTLRIEVVDEGEGFDPTAIPATPVEQMVHDRRTGGLGLRVMKSLMDEVSYEIVPGERNRLRLLKRIQK
- a CDS encoding PP2C family protein-serine/threonine phosphatase — translated: MVHVSVSRLESLLESAQLLHASLDLDDLLKHLLRTVMGRLLVTRAVIAIDADEGLRVAMARGVPEAAVGSTFDAARATALGLTNLLPIGSGPAVGLLATAVPARPAVDDEERAFLDALLGIAATGISNANAHTQATRLNRDLDRKIQELRTLMEIGRAFSQVTEVEEVARILGLTLSGQWMVSRYAIVVCRDALAIVSRQQGVKLPPLATYMDALHRLPDAALVDDLQDEDVRALFQSHKLRAVFALRGADQVCGFAALGPRPGGQIYTQADLELGAGMAAQAVVAFDNCWHLREMVEKKQYEKELAVAADIQQGLFPARLPDLPGFDISAMNRPAQQVGGDYYDVLTLTDHGADACLFCVADVSGKGLAASLLMSTIQATLRALLGREPSLSALAARTSDLLFATTPGSKYATAALVLADTASGECRYVSGGHTETLLLRASGERTWFGATGVPLGLFPDMAWDQVTFTLQPGDVLVLYSDGVSEAQTATFDEFGPERLADIVDRQRWRPAQEITAAILAAIDAFVEGAPQFDDITLMVIKRE
- a CDS encoding YajQ family cyclic di-GMP-binding protein; translation: MAASASFDITSSVDLQEVDNAVNQARKEIGQRYDFKGAKIEIDFDKAKSTISLLADDDYKLTAVWEVLQGKLFKRNVPIKNLTLGDKESAAGSAVRRVVTLQQGISTDAAKAIVKFLKDEGLKKVQATIQADQVRVTSSSKDDLQDAIKRLRGHDFGVELMFGNYRG
- a CDS encoding CoA transferase is translated as MSPVSAAPLAGLRVLELGQLIAGPFSTMLLAYFGADVIKVEPPDGGDPLRTWRHVHDGTALWWYAMGRNKRCITADLRQEEARELIRRLVAHCDVVVENFRPGRLEAWGLGYEALKDINPRIIMVRISGYGQTGPYARRPGFAAVAEGMGGLRYVNGFPDRPPARANLSLGDTIGGLHAVLGLLLALHHRDGKGTGEGQVVDVALYESIFNLMESTVPEYVTAGVVRERQGSTVSGIVPTNVYPCADAHYIIIGGNADSIFRRLMRAVDRPDLADDPRLATNDGRVPHATLIDEAIAAWTSLRPYEEAFAILDAADVPCGPIYSVADQVKDPHFRERGAIEHVTLANGERVAIPAIAPQLSRTPGRTTWPGPAIGAHNDEVYGDILGLDASAIDDLRARGVI